In one Fusarium falciforme chromosome 5, complete sequence genomic region, the following are encoded:
- a CDS encoding Protein kinase domain-containing protein, with product MPNTWGAPVLCDFGSAVTGDIEHTEDIQPDIYRAPEVILEAPWPYEVDIWNTSCMIWDLFEGGHLFTGRDPEYQTYRSRAHPAEMIALLGQPPQALLQSGKSRHKFFTDQGDFCTDILLLDRISLKEKETSLEGESQRRFLVMMRKMLQWDPSQHSSAKALAEDEWIMEHM from the exons ATGCCAAACACATGGGGCGCACCGGTCCTTTGTGATTTTGGCTCGGCCGTTACCGGGGATATAGAGCATACAGAGGATATCCAGCCCGATATATACAGAGCGCCAGAGGTTATCCTGGAAGCACCATGGCCATATGAGGTCGACATATGGAATACAAGCTGCATG ATCTGGGATCTCTTCGAAGGTGGTCACTTATTTACAGGACGGGATCCTGAATATCAGACGTATCGCAGTCGAGCGCATCCTGCCGAGATGATTGCATTGCTTGGACAACCTCCGCAGGCGCTTCTTCAGTCAGGCAAGTCAAGGCATAAATTCTTTACGGATCAAG GGGATTTCTGTACAGATATTCTCCTCCTAGATAGAATATCGCTCAAGGAAAAAGAGACCAGCCTGGAAGGGGAAAGTCAAAGGAGATTCCTCGTTATGATGCGAAAGATGCTCCAATGGGATCCTTCGCAGCATTCCTCAGCGAAGGCGCTGGCCGAAGACGAATGGATCATGGAGCATATGTAA